The following coding sequences are from one Elusimicrobium minutum Pei191 window:
- the tpiA gene encoding triose-phosphate isomerase, whose translation MTKRIPFISGNWKMHNTIAESKALAKAIADCKENKNNADIMIAPSYTSLAAVAEAVKGSKVAVAAQDVHFEEKGAFTSAVAPSQIKDAGASHVIIGHSERRSLFGDTDAILNKKVAAALKHGLTVVFCVGETLAEREADKTLGVIESQLENGLKGFTAEQLSSMVVAYEPVWAIGTGKTATPEQAQEVHASTRKYLSSKYGEDFASKVRIVYGGSVKTDNVDAIMAQPDVDGALVGGQSLVAEQFIRIINFN comes from the coding sequence ATGACAAAAAGAATACCTTTTATTTCAGGCAACTGGAAAATGCACAATACTATTGCGGAGTCAAAAGCTTTGGCAAAAGCTATTGCTGATTGCAAAGAAAACAAAAACAACGCTGATATTATGATAGCCCCTTCTTATACGAGCTTAGCGGCCGTGGCGGAAGCGGTTAAAGGTTCCAAAGTGGCGGTAGCCGCCCAGGACGTGCATTTTGAAGAAAAAGGCGCTTTTACAAGCGCGGTAGCCCCTTCACAGATTAAAGACGCGGGCGCTTCCCACGTTATTATAGGACACAGCGAAAGACGCAGCTTATTTGGCGATACGGACGCAATTTTAAATAAAAAAGTAGCCGCCGCGCTTAAACACGGCTTAACGGTTGTTTTTTGCGTAGGAGAAACGCTTGCCGAAAGAGAAGCAGATAAAACTTTAGGCGTTATTGAATCACAGCTTGAAAACGGCTTGAAAGGTTTTACGGCTGAACAGCTTTCCTCAATGGTTGTAGCTTATGAACCTGTTTGGGCAATCGGCACCGGCAAAACAGCCACGCCAGAACAAGCTCAGGAAGTGCACGCTTCAACAAGAAAATATTTAAGCTCTAAATACGGTGAGGATTTTGCCTCAAAAGTAAGAATAGTTTACGGCGGCAGCGTGAAGACGGATAATGTTGACGCAATTATGGCCCAGCCAGATGTTGACGGCGCCTTAGTAGGCGGGCAGTCATTAGTGGCGGAGCAGTTTATAAGGATTATTAACTTTAACTAA